Proteins encoded in a region of the Salipiger sp. CCB-MM3 genome:
- a CDS encoding NAD(P)/FAD-dependent oxidoreductase has product MDLLFSNDRRGEYPQSWYAATADALPPFPALEGEARADVCIIGGGYTGLSAALHLAEAGLDVALLEAHRVGFGASGRNGGQLGSGQRQDQLSLEKMVGEADARVLWDLGEEAKDLCRSLIAKHGIDCYLRDGVAWCGSSKGDVQHLHEYADHMGTRYGYEIEQLDAGAFHELCPSPDYCGGVLDMGAAHLHPLRFAQGLAKAAAGAGARIYETSHVSKVDQGPEAVIHTGKGRLRAGHVIYACNGYLGDLQPKVAARVMPINNFVVATEPLGERTREVLTRDVAVADSKFVVNYFRLSHDGRLLFGGGESYGYRFPADIRALVRKPMLEIFPQLEDVKIDYAWGGTLAITMKRLPLLARLGPNVLSASGYSGHGVGTAVHAGRLLAEAVRGQSAGFDAMAALPVPSFPGGAALRSPLLVLAMSWYALRDRLGI; this is encoded by the coding sequence ATGGACCTGCTGTTTTCCAACGACCGGCGCGGGGAATACCCGCAAAGCTGGTACGCGGCGACTGCCGATGCGCTGCCCCCCTTCCCCGCGCTCGAAGGCGAGGCGCGGGCAGATGTCTGCATCATCGGCGGCGGCTATACCGGGCTGTCGGCGGCGCTGCATCTGGCCGAAGCCGGGCTCGATGTGGCGCTGCTGGAGGCGCATCGCGTCGGATTTGGCGCTTCGGGGCGCAACGGCGGGCAGCTTGGGTCGGGACAGCGGCAGGATCAGCTGAGCCTCGAGAAGATGGTTGGTGAGGCCGACGCTCGGGTGCTTTGGGATCTTGGCGAGGAAGCCAAGGATCTCTGCCGCAGCCTCATCGCAAAGCATGGCATCGACTGTTATCTGCGCGACGGCGTGGCATGGTGCGGCTCCAGCAAGGGCGACGTGCAGCATCTGCATGAGTATGCCGATCATATGGGCACGCGCTATGGCTACGAGATCGAGCAGCTCGACGCCGGGGCCTTCCATGAGCTCTGCCCCTCGCCCGACTATTGTGGCGGCGTGCTCGACATGGGCGCTGCGCATCTGCACCCGCTGCGCTTTGCCCAAGGGCTGGCGAAAGCGGCGGCAGGCGCCGGGGCGCGCATCTATGAGACCAGCCATGTCTCAAAGGTCGATCAGGGCCCCGAGGCGGTCATCCACACGGGCAAGGGCCGTCTGCGCGCGGGCCATGTGATCTATGCCTGCAACGGCTATCTTGGCGATCTGCAGCCCAAGGTCGCGGCGCGCGTTATGCCGATCAACAATTTCGTCGTCGCCACCGAGCCGTTGGGGGAGCGCACCCGTGAAGTGCTGACCCGCGACGTGGCCGTGGCCGACAGCAAATTCGTGGTGAACTACTTCCGCCTCAGCCACGACGGGCGGCTGCTGTTCGGCGGCGGTGAGAGCTACGGCTACCGTTTCCCCGCGGACATCCGCGCGCTGGTGCGCAAGCCGATGCTGGAGATTTTCCCGCAGCTTGAGGATGTGAAGATCGACTACGCCTGGGGCGGCACGCTGGCGATCACCATGAAGCGCCTGCCGCTGCTGGCGCGGCTGGGTCCCAACGTGCTGTCGGCCTCGGGCTATTCGGGCCACGGCGTCGGCACCGCGGTTCATGCCGGGCGGCTGCTGGCCGAGGCGGTGCGCGGCCAGTCTGCTGGCTTCGACGCCATGGCGGCGCTGCCGGTCCCCAGCTTCCCCGGCGGCGCGGCGCTGCGCTCGCCGCTGCTGGTGCTGGCGATGAGCTGGTACGCGCTGCGCGACCGCCTCGGAATCTAA
- a CDS encoding glutamine synthetase family protein: MTEDWTNQLPQPATAYLEGRRLDEVECVIADLPGIARGKAVPASKFARQDYFHLPESIFYQTITGDWGEAADENEGFIERDMILRPDMTTATAAPWTADWTLQVIHDAFDRKGEPIPYAPRNVLKRVVELYRAQGWEPVVAPEMEFFLVARNVDPAIDIKPMMGRSGRPAAARQAYSMTAVDEFGPVIDDIYDFAEAQGFEIDGITQEGGAGQLEINLQHGDPVKLADEIFYFKRLIREAALRHDCFATFMAKPIADEPGSAMHIHHSVMEIETGRNIFSGPAGGETDAFYHFIGGLQAHLPAAIAVLAPYVNSYRRYVRDSAAPINLEWGRDNRTTGIRIPISGPSSRRVENRLAGMDCNPYLGIAASLACGYLGLMEERRPSKQFRGDAYEGEGDIPRVLGQALDIFDEATKLHEVLGPDFARVYSIVKRTEYEEFLAVISPWEREHLLLNV, translated from the coding sequence ATGACCGAAGACTGGACCAACCAGCTTCCGCAACCCGCCACCGCCTATCTCGAAGGGCGGCGGCTCGACGAGGTCGAATGCGTGATCGCCGACCTGCCCGGCATTGCCCGCGGCAAGGCGGTGCCTGCGTCGAAATTTGCCCGGCAGGATTATTTCCACCTGCCAGAGTCGATCTTCTACCAGACGATCACCGGCGACTGGGGCGAGGCGGCGGACGAAAACGAAGGTTTCATCGAGCGCGACATGATCCTGCGCCCGGACATGACCACCGCCACCGCCGCGCCGTGGACGGCCGACTGGACGCTGCAGGTGATCCACGACGCCTTTGACCGCAAGGGCGAGCCGATCCCCTACGCCCCGCGCAACGTGCTGAAGCGGGTGGTCGAGCTTTACCGCGCGCAGGGTTGGGAGCCGGTTGTGGCGCCGGAGATGGAATTCTTCCTTGTGGCGCGCAACGTCGATCCGGCGATCGACATCAAGCCGATGATGGGTCGCTCGGGCCGCCCCGCCGCCGCCCGGCAGGCCTATTCGATGACCGCCGTGGACGAGTTCGGCCCGGTGATCGACGACATTTACGACTTCGCCGAAGCGCAGGGCTTCGAGATCGACGGCATCACGCAGGAAGGCGGCGCCGGTCAGCTCGAGATCAACCTGCAGCACGGCGATCCGGTGAAGCTGGCCGACGAGATCTTCTACTTCAAGCGGCTGATCCGCGAGGCGGCGCTGCGCCACGACTGCTTTGCCACCTTCATGGCCAAGCCGATCGCCGATGAGCCGGGCTCGGCCATGCACATCCACCATTCGGTGATGGAGATCGAGACCGGGCGCAACATCTTCTCCGGCCCCGCCGGCGGCGAGACCGACGCCTTCTATCACTTCATCGGCGGGCTGCAGGCGCATCTTCCGGCGGCGATCGCCGTGCTGGCACCCTATGTGAACAGCTACCGCCGCTACGTGCGCGACAGCGCCGCACCGATCAACCTCGAATGGGGCCGCGACAACCGCACCACCGGCATCCGCATCCCGATCTCGGGTCCGTCGTCGCGGCGCGTCGAGAACCGCCTCGCGGGGATGGACTGCAACCCCTACCTCGGCATCGCCGCCTCGCTGGCCTGCGGCTACCTCGGCCTGATGGAAGAGCGGCGCCCGTCGAAGCAGTTCCGCGGCGACGCCTATGAGGGGGAGGGCGACATCCCGCGCGTGCTGGGACAGGCGCTGGATATCTTCGACGAGGCGACCAAGCTGCACGAGGTGCTGGGGCCGGACTTTGCCCGCGTCTACTCGATCGTGAAGCGCACCGAGTACGAAGAATTTCTCGCGGTGATCTCGCCGTGGGAACGCGAGCACCTGCTGCTCAACGTCTGA
- a CDS encoding type 1 glutamine amidotransferase gives MKIGILQTGLVPAELAAETGEYPAFFARLLDGYGFDFASWSVVEGQFPEDPEAADGWLITGSRHGAYEEHDWIPPLEQLIRDIYAAGKPLIGVCFGHQIIAQALGGKVEKHPGGWIIGPTAYHFASGDKIINAWHQDQVTQLPPGAEVIASSDYCDYAALLYPGHAYTVQPHPEFDDSFTRALIDTRGPGVVPQDKLDAADKALGTPLDQRALADQFAHFFKQKALA, from the coding sequence ATGAAAATCGGCATCCTGCAAACCGGCCTCGTCCCCGCGGAACTCGCGGCAGAGACCGGTGAATATCCCGCCTTCTTCGCCCGTCTTCTCGATGGCTACGGCTTCGACTTCGCCAGTTGGTCCGTGGTCGAGGGGCAGTTTCCCGAAGACCCCGAAGCCGCCGATGGCTGGCTGATCACCGGCTCGCGCCACGGCGCCTATGAAGAGCACGATTGGATCCCGCCGCTCGAGCAACTGATCCGCGACATCTACGCCGCTGGCAAACCGCTGATCGGCGTCTGCTTCGGCCATCAGATCATCGCGCAGGCGCTTGGCGGCAAGGTCGAGAAGCACCCCGGCGGCTGGATCATCGGCCCCACCGCCTATCACTTCGCGAGTGGCGACAAGATCATCAACGCGTGGCATCAGGACCAAGTCACCCAATTGCCGCCCGGCGCCGAGGTGATCGCCAGTTCGGACTATTGCGACTATGCCGCGCTGCTCTATCCCGGCCACGCCTACACGGTGCAGCCGCACCCCGAGTTCGACGACAGTTTCACCCGCGCGCTGATCGACACCCGCGGCCCCGGCGTGGTGCCGCAGGACAAGCTCGACGCCGCCGACAAGGCGCTTGGCACGCCGCTCGACCAGCGCGCCCTCGCCGATCAATTCGCGCATTTCTTCAAGCAAAAGGCTCTCGCATGA